GCCAGATCCCCGTTATCATCGTGTCAGCTCGTCAGGAGGATGTGGATTTAATTCTTGGTTTTGGAACGGGTGCTGATGACTATGTAACGAATCCATTCAGACCCAGCGTTCTTGTCGCCCGTATTCGTGCTCATTTGAGACGGAAAGAAGATTTTCAAGTCGAGGAGAATCCTTTATATACTTTTGGGAGTTTTAAACTGGATCTGAACCGGCAGATTCTGACTCAGAAAGAGACGATTGTGAATCTATCCCCCCGTGAGATGGATCTGCTGGTATTTCTAGTGAGACATATGGGGGAGGCGGTGTCTCAGAAGGAACTGTTTCATACCGTCTGGGGTAATGATTTTGGTGATCTCAGCACCGTCTCTGTTCATATCAGAAGGCTCCGCAGCAAGTTAGGT
This Oceanispirochaeta sp. DNA region includes the following protein-coding sequences:
- a CDS encoding response regulator transcription factor; amino-acid sequence: MNARILIIEDEKDIADIIVLYLKKDGVDTIWKNTGESGLESFQQESFDLIVLDINLPGMDGYEVLRIIRQKSQIPVIIVSARQEDVDLILGFGTGADDYVTNPFRPSVLVARIRAHLRRKEDFQVEENPLYTFGSFKLDLNRQILTQKETIVNLSPREMDLLVFLVRHMGEAVSQKELFHTVWGNDFGDLSTVSVHIRRLRSKLGEDSANPLYIRTRYGYGYYFQGDQTS